The proteins below are encoded in one region of Deltaproteobacteria bacterium:
- a CDS encoding zeta toxin family protein — protein MKKVCYIIAGVNGSGKTTFAKEFLPFEARCINFVNADLIAEGLAPFRPENAAIKAAKIMIQQIDECIRKEESFAFETTLSGRRYIRKIKEMKAKGYDVVIYFLKLASVDLAIERVKMRVLQGGHNVPEKDIKRRFDRSWNNFEHVYKPLVDAWVVFDTSSYPPIIVDKSE, from the coding sequence ATGAAAAAGGTATGCTATATCATAGCTGGTGTAAATGGATCTGGAAAAACAACTTTTGCGAAGGAATTTCTGCCTTTTGAGGCCCGGTGTATAAATTTTGTAAATGCTGACTTAATTGCAGAAGGTCTAGCACCGTTCAGACCAGAAAACGCTGCTATCAAGGCAGCCAAAATAATGATCCAGCAGATAGACGAATGCATCAGAAAAGAGGAATCTTTTGCCTTTGAAACCACACTCAGTGGCAGGAGATATATAAGGAAGATCAAAGAAATGAAGGCAAAAGGATATGATGTTGTTATATACTTCTTAAAGCTAGCCTCAGTGGATCTAGCGATTGAACGTGTAAAGATGAGAGTGCTGCAAGGAGGACACAATGTTCCCGAAAAAGATATCAAACGTCGGTTTGACAGAAGTTGGAACAACTTTGAACATGTCTATAAGCCATTAGTCGATGCCTGGGTTGTTTTTGATACCTCTAGCTATCCACCTATCATTGTAGATAAATCGGAGTAA